In Chlamydia serpentis, the following are encoded in one genomic region:
- a CDS encoding HrpE/YscL family type III secretion apparatus protein, translated as MKFFSLIFKNDDISPNKKVLSPEAFSAFLDAKELLETTKADSKAYLAQTEEECIHIRQEAKEQGLKEGAESWSQQIAFLQEETKNLRTKVREALVPLAIASVKKIIGKELETHPETIVSIISQALKDLTQNKNILIHVNPKDLPLVEKSRPEFKKIVEYADALILTAKSDVAPGGCIIETEAGIVNAQLDVQLDALEKAFSTILKLKDPTDEYPDTPSSTDSPSSKAQDKKE; from the coding sequence ATGAAGTTTTTCAGCTTAATTTTTAAAAACGATGATATCTCCCCGAATAAGAAGGTTTTATCTCCCGAAGCTTTCTCTGCTTTCTTGGATGCTAAAGAGCTATTAGAAACAACAAAAGCTGACAGCAAAGCTTATTTAGCACAGACTGAAGAAGAATGTATTCATATTCGCCAAGAAGCTAAAGAACAGGGATTGAAAGAGGGTGCTGAATCCTGGAGCCAGCAAATTGCTTTTTTACAAGAAGAAACAAAAAACCTGCGCACTAAGGTACGAGAAGCCTTGGTTCCCTTAGCAATTGCTAGTGTAAAAAAGATCATCGGGAAAGAACTTGAAACGCATCCTGAAACTATCGTTTCTATTATTTCTCAAGCACTCAAAGACCTCACTCAAAATAAGAACATTCTCATTCATGTCAATCCCAAGGACCTGCCTCTTGTTGAGAAAAGCCGTCCTGAGTTTAAGAAAATCGTAGAGTATGCAGATGCTTTGATTCTAACAGCAAAATCTGATGTAGCTCCCGGAGGTTGCATTATCGAGACAGAAGCAGGAATCGTTAACGCCCAACTTGACGTACAATTAGATGCGCTAGAAAAAGCATTCTCTACTATACTAAAGTTGAAGGATCCTACAGACGAATATCCTGATACTCCATCATCCACGGATTCTCCCTCCTCTAAAGCTCAGGATAAGAAAGAATAA
- a CDS encoding EscT/YscT/HrcT family type III secretion system export apparatus protein — MGISLPELVSNLGSAYLDYIFQRPPAYVWSVFLLLLARLLPIFAVAPFLGAKLFPSPIKIGIGLSWLAVIFPKVLADTQIANYTDNNLFYILLIKEMIIGIVIGFILAFPFYAAQSAGSFITNQQGIQGLEGATSLISIEQTSPHGILYHYFVTIVFWLVGGHRIVISLLLQTLEVIPIHSFFPNEMMSLHAPIWITIIKMCQLCLIMTIQLSAPAALAMLMSDLFLGIINRMAPQVQVIYLLSALKAFMGLLFLTLAWWFIIKQIDYFTLAWFKEAPIMLLGSSPQIL; from the coding sequence ATGGGAATTTCTCTACCTGAGCTCGTTTCCAACCTAGGTTCTGCATACTTAGATTATATCTTCCAACGTCCTCCTGCATATGTTTGGTCTGTTTTTCTACTTTTATTGGCACGACTCCTCCCTATTTTTGCTGTAGCTCCATTCCTAGGAGCAAAGCTTTTTCCCTCTCCTATTAAAATTGGTATAGGACTTTCATGGCTCGCAGTAATCTTTCCCAAAGTTCTTGCAGATACTCAGATTGCGAATTACACCGATAACAATCTTTTCTATATTCTACTCATCAAAGAGATGATCATTGGAATCGTAATTGGTTTTATTTTAGCTTTTCCCTTTTATGCTGCGCAATCTGCAGGATCTTTTATTACTAACCAACAAGGGATTCAAGGGTTAGAAGGTGCTACCTCTCTCATCTCGATTGAGCAAACTTCTCCCCATGGAATTTTATACCACTATTTCGTGACCATTGTTTTCTGGTTAGTAGGTGGCCATCGCATTGTAATTTCTCTACTACTACAAACTCTTGAAGTTATCCCAATTCATAGCTTTTTCCCTAACGAGATGATGAGCTTACATGCTCCAATATGGATCACGATCATCAAAATGTGCCAGCTTTGTCTTATTATGACTATACAGCTCAGTGCTCCCGCAGCTCTAGCTATGTTAATGTCAGATCTATTCTTAGGCATTATTAATCGTATGGCACCCCAAGTCCAAGTGATTTATCTACTTTCTGCTCTGAAGGCTTTCATGGGCCTTCTTTTCTTAACTCTTGCTTGGTGGTTTATCATTAAGCAAATCGATTACTTTACTCTTGCTTGGTTTAAAGAAGCTCCGATTATGCTCCTTGGTTCAAGCCCTCAAATACTCTAA
- a CDS encoding type II secretion system protein, producing MALSLVCIVLMPCVRFYYAVHRSFEEDIFNLQLPAIIDSCFLSVEEKMREQMATGTILSSGRENAIPQAYTSQGVGYHIPYGYSINIRKEVHGDSLKAKICLADVVVELFPDQKQAVSVQRCLCVAL from the coding sequence ATGGCGCTCTCATTGGTTTGTATAGTCCTGATGCCCTGTGTTAGATTCTATTATGCTGTGCATAGATCTTTTGAGGAGGATATTTTCAATCTGCAATTACCTGCTATCATTGACTCCTGTTTTCTATCTGTTGAGGAAAAGATGCGAGAGCAAATGGCGACAGGGACTATTTTGTCTTCAGGAAGAGAAAATGCCATTCCTCAGGCATACACAAGCCAAGGTGTAGGTTATCATATACCCTATGGCTACAGTATAAATATTCGTAAGGAGGTTCATGGCGATAGTCTTAAAGCTAAGATTTGTCTCGCAGATGTTGTTGTGGAACTTTTCCCAGATCAGAAACAAGCAGTATCGGTGCAAAGATGCTTATGTGTAGCTCTATAG
- a CDS encoding type II secretion system protein produces the protein MKRQKRKQSITLIEMMVVITLIGIIGGALAFNMRGSIHKGKVFQSEQNCAKAYDILMMEYATGGASLKEILLHKEAILEEASWCKEGKKLLKDAWGEDLVVQLNDKGDDLVIFSKRAQSLAKK, from the coding sequence ATGAAAAGACAAAAGAGAAAGCAATCCATCACGCTGATTGAGATGATGGTTGTAATTACCCTGATAGGGATTATCGGTGGTGCTTTAGCTTTCAATATGAGAGGCAGCATCCATAAAGGCAAAGTATTCCAATCCGAACAAAACTGTGCAAAAGCTTACGATATTCTGATGATGGAATATGCAACAGGAGGAGCTTCACTAAAGGAAATCTTGTTGCATAAGGAAGCAATTTTAGAAGAGGCTTCGTGGTGCAAGGAAGGTAAAAAATTACTTAAGGATGCTTGGGGGGAAGATCTTGTTGTTCAATTGAATGATAAAGGTGATGACTTAGTGATTTTTTCTAAGCGTGCGCAAAGTTTAGCTAAAAAATAG
- the sctR gene encoding type III secretion system export apparatus subunit SctR, which produces MRSISRVVLCLFIFSASWCFGDINLYENSCPSRCQPTPPAAPPTPVTVVKPVPPAPSYMPPVSADDVLPREHLSDGSFSDTYPDITTQAVILIFLALSPFLVMLLTSYLKIIITLVLLRNALGVQQTPPSQVLNGIALILSIYVMFPTGVAMYKDAKQEIEANKIPQSLFTAEGAETVFVALNKSKEPLRSFLIRNTPKAQIQSFYKISQKTFPTEIRENLTASDFVIIIPAFIMGQIKNAFEIGVLIYLPFFVIDLVTANVLVAMQMMMLSPLSISLPLKLLLVVMVDGWTLLLQGLMISFK; this is translated from the coding sequence ATGCGATCTATTTCCCGAGTTGTACTTTGTCTCTTTATATTTAGTGCATCATGGTGTTTTGGCGATATAAACCTATATGAAAACTCCTGTCCTTCGCGTTGTCAGCCTACACCTCCAGCAGCTCCTCCTACTCCTGTTACAGTAGTAAAACCTGTTCCACCTGCACCCTCATATATGCCCCCTGTATCTGCTGATGACGTTCTCCCTAGAGAACACCTTTCGGATGGAAGTTTCTCAGATACTTACCCTGACATCACAACTCAAGCTGTCATCTTAATTTTCTTAGCCCTTTCACCATTCCTCGTAATGTTGCTAACTTCATATTTAAAGATCATCATTACCTTAGTCTTACTGCGTAACGCTCTAGGAGTACAGCAAACACCCCCCAGTCAAGTCCTTAATGGCATTGCTCTTATCCTATCTATTTATGTAATGTTTCCGACTGGGGTCGCCATGTACAAAGATGCAAAGCAGGAAATTGAAGCTAATAAGATTCCCCAAAGTTTATTCACTGCAGAAGGTGCGGAAACAGTTTTTGTGGCTTTAAATAAATCTAAAGAGCCCTTACGTTCGTTCTTAATTCGCAATACTCCAAAAGCACAAATTCAAAGTTTTTATAAGATTTCACAAAAGACATTTCCTACGGAAATCCGCGAAAATCTTACAGCATCGGATTTTGTAATTATTATTCCCGCTTTTATTATGGGACAAATAAAAAATGCTTTTGAAATTGGTGTTTTGATCTATTTACCTTTCTTCGTTATTGACTTAGTGACTGCTAACGTTCTTGTAGCAATGCAGATGATGATGTTATCACCGCTATCGATCTCATTACCTTTAAAATTACTTCTAGTGGTAATGGTAGATGGATGGACATTACTGCTCCAAGGGCTTATGATCAGCTTTAAATAA
- the sctJ gene encoding type III secretion system inner membrane ring lipoprotein SctJ: protein MFRRSISLCFFFLMTSLCCTGCNSRSLIVHGLPGREANEIVVLLVSKGVAAQKLPQAAASTAGAASEQMWDIAVPSAQITEALAILNQAGLPRMKGTSLLDLFAKQGLVPSELQEKIRYQEGLSEQMASTIRKMDGIVDASVQISFTTENEEHLPLTASVYIKHRGVLDNPNSIMVSKIKRLVASAVPGLVPENVSVVSDRAAYSDITINGPWGLTEEIDYVSVWGIILAKSSLSKFRFVFYCLILILFVISCGLLWVIWKTHTLIMTLGGAKGFFNPAPYTKTSLEAKKVEGSPSDKDKQENKEGLDQPAGNKGVEPNDKAPADKDAPEGSNETEDA, encoded by the coding sequence ATGTTTCGTCGATCTATTTCTTTGTGCTTTTTCTTTTTAATGACTTCCCTGTGTTGCACGGGTTGCAACAGCAGGTCTTTGATTGTACATGGCCTGCCTGGCAGAGAAGCCAATGAAATTGTGGTTCTTTTAGTAAGTAAAGGGGTGGCTGCCCAAAAACTACCTCAAGCCGCTGCATCTACAGCTGGAGCAGCTTCTGAACAAATGTGGGATATCGCGGTCCCATCAGCACAAATCACAGAAGCTCTAGCAATTTTGAACCAAGCAGGCTTACCGCGTATGAAAGGAACAAGTCTCTTAGATCTTTTTGCAAAACAAGGTCTTGTTCCCTCGGAATTACAAGAAAAGATTCGTTATCAAGAAGGCCTATCTGAACAAATGGCCTCTACGATTAGAAAAATGGACGGAATCGTTGACGCCTCTGTTCAAATTTCCTTCACTACAGAAAATGAAGAACACCTTCCTTTAACAGCTTCTGTTTATATTAAACATCGCGGAGTTCTAGATAATCCCAATAGTATTATGGTTTCCAAAATCAAGAGACTTGTAGCAAGTGCTGTACCAGGACTTGTTCCAGAGAATGTATCTGTGGTTAGTGACCGTGCTGCTTATAGTGATATAACGATTAATGGTCCTTGGGGATTAACAGAAGAAATTGATTATGTATCTGTCTGGGGTATTATTCTTGCTAAATCTTCTCTTAGCAAATTTCGTTTCGTTTTCTATTGTTTGATTCTCATTCTATTTGTAATTTCTTGCGGTCTTCTTTGGGTAATTTGGAAAACACATACTCTTATTATGACGTTGGGAGGTGCAAAAGGATTTTTCAATCCCGCCCCTTATACAAAAACTTCCTTAGAAGCCAAGAAAGTAGAGGGTTCTCCTAGTGACAAGGATAAGCAAGAAAACAAGGAAGGCTTAGATCAACCTGCTGGAAATAAAGGTGTTGAACCTAATGATAAGGCTCCTGCAGATAAAGATGCTCCAGAAGGAAGCAATGAAACTGAGGACGCCTAG
- the sctS gene encoding type III secretion system export apparatus subunit SctS: MLTFFATSFKSVLFEYSYQSLLLILIVSAPPIILASIVGIMVAIFQAATQIQEQTFAFAVKLVVIFGTLMISGGWLSNMILRFASQIFQNFYKWK, from the coding sequence GTGTTAACTTTCTTCGCAACTAGTTTCAAGTCTGTTCTTTTTGAATATTCTTATCAGTCATTACTACTTATTCTAATTGTTTCAGCACCTCCTATTATCTTAGCTTCGATAGTAGGGATTATGGTGGCGATTTTTCAAGCAGCAACTCAAATTCAAGAGCAAACCTTTGCTTTTGCTGTGAAGCTTGTGGTGATCTTCGGTACTTTAATGATCTCTGGAGGATGGTTAAGTAACATGATCCTACGCTTTGCAAGTCAGATTTTCCAAAACTTTTACAAATGGAAATAA
- a CDS encoding type II secretion system F family protein, with translation MPRYRYAYLDSNERKKHSYVEALHIQEAREKLIQDNVQVLGIREVALRRISVKSSELIIFTKQLLLLLRSGLPLYESLASLRDQYHGQKIGLLLTSFMEVLRSGGALSQAMAAHPNIFNHFYCSGVAAGESVGNLEGCLQNIIVVLEERAQISKKLAGALSYPIVLLVFSSAVMLFFLIGVIPSLKETFENMEVKGLTKIVFGISDYLCEYGYLFLGVLGFVTTIGIIMRHRIPWRQILEKLLFGLPGTKKFIVKVALNRFCSVASAILKGGGSLIEGLDLGCDAVPYERLKSDMKEIVQAVIGGGTLSQELTQRTWVPKLAIGMIALGEESGDLADVLGYVAHIYNEDTQKTLTSITSWCQPVILIFLGGIIGVIMLAILIPLTSNIQTL, from the coding sequence ATGCCTCGATATCGGTATGCATATTTAGATTCCAATGAAAGAAAAAAACATAGTTATGTGGAAGCCCTTCATATACAAGAGGCCAGAGAGAAGTTGATTCAGGACAATGTCCAGGTTCTAGGTATTCGTGAGGTCGCTTTGCGGAGGATAAGCGTTAAAAGCTCTGAGTTAATTATTTTTACAAAACAGCTTCTCCTTTTATTGCGTTCAGGATTACCTCTATATGAAAGTTTAGCTTCTCTGAGAGATCAGTATCATGGGCAGAAAATTGGTTTGTTGCTGACTTCATTTATGGAAGTGCTAAGGTCTGGAGGAGCTTTATCTCAAGCTATGGCAGCACATCCTAATATTTTTAATCATTTTTATTGTAGCGGTGTGGCTGCTGGAGAAAGCGTAGGCAATTTAGAAGGATGTTTGCAAAATATTATTGTAGTTTTGGAAGAACGTGCGCAGATTTCAAAGAAGCTCGCAGGAGCTTTAAGTTATCCGATTGTGCTCCTTGTATTTTCTTCTGCTGTGATGCTTTTTTTCTTAATCGGGGTTATTCCTTCCTTAAAAGAAACTTTTGAAAACATGGAAGTCAAGGGATTAACAAAAATCGTTTTTGGAATTAGCGACTATCTTTGTGAATACGGCTATTTATTTTTAGGAGTTCTGGGCTTCGTAACGACTATAGGGATTATAATGCGCCATCGGATTCCGTGGAGGCAAATTCTAGAAAAGCTATTGTTTGGTTTGCCAGGGACAAAAAAATTTATTGTTAAAGTAGCTTTAAATAGATTTTGTTCTGTTGCTTCAGCAATCTTGAAAGGGGGAGGCTCCTTAATAGAAGGTTTAGATTTGGGATGTGATGCGGTCCCTTATGAGAGGCTGAAATCAGATATGAAGGAGATCGTCCAGGCAGTAATTGGCGGTGGGACTTTAAGTCAGGAGCTTACTCAGCGTACTTGGGTTCCTAAGTTGGCTATAGGTATGATTGCCCTGGGAGAAGAATCGGGGGATCTCGCCGATGTTTTAGGATACGTGGCTCATATTTATAACGAGGATACGCAAAAAACACTAACATCTATAACGTCGTGGTGTCAACCCGTGATCCTTATTTTTCTTGGAGGTATCATTGGTGTTATCATGTTGGCAATATTGATCCCGTTAACAAGCAATATCCAAACATTATAA
- a CDS encoding DUF1494 domain-containing protein, translating into MTFTLIALLLGTLGFWYRKIYSVQQRKERIYKLYIEESRAYKQLRTLFSMSLSSYPQEPGSLFSLTFDREVYKDPKLAGVVGASLYHDTKERSLELRIYNVKEPSYFETQLLLSDITNVIIAYQKNPDVDKLPTKVALTITREPKAYPPRVLMYQFALGK; encoded by the coding sequence ATGACATTTACTTTGATAGCGCTACTATTAGGAACATTAGGCTTTTGGTATCGAAAAATTTATTCTGTGCAACAGCGTAAAGAACGCATTTATAAACTTTATATAGAAGAAAGCCGAGCATATAAGCAATTGCGGACGCTATTTAGTATGTCTTTGTCTTCATATCCTCAGGAACCTGGATCATTATTTTCCTTAACTTTTGATCGGGAAGTCTATAAAGATCCTAAACTAGCAGGCGTGGTAGGAGCCTCTCTTTATCATGACACCAAAGAACGCAGCCTTGAACTTCGTATTTATAATGTTAAGGAGCCTTCATATTTTGAAACACAGCTTTTGCTATCCGACATCACGAATGTTATAATTGCATATCAGAAAAATCCCGATGTTGACAAACTACCTACGAAAGTTGCTTTAACCATAACACGGGAACCTAAAGCATATCCGCCTCGGGTTTTGATGTATCAATTTGCTCTTGGGAAGTAG
- a CDS encoding GspE/PulE family protein encodes MMATSFLSQELLDILPYTFLKRHCLLPIEESNEIITIAHATVTSVIAQDEVKLLINKPVRFVLKDETEILQRLQQLYSNREGNVSDMLLTMKEEDTASIPEEEDLLENTDTVPVVRLLNLILKEAVEEKASDIHFEPCEDSMRIRYRIDGVLYDRHSPPFQLRSALTTRVKVLAKMDIAEHRLPQDGRIKIQIGGQEVDMRVSTVPVIYGERIVLRILDKRNVILDIAGLHMPKNIEVLFKDTITAPEGILLVTGPTGSGKTTTLYSVLQELKGPLTNIMTIEDPPEYKLPGIAQIAVKPKIGLTFSRGLRHLLRQDPDILMVGEIRDQETAEIAIQAALTGHLVVSSLHTNDAISAIPRLVDMGIESYLLSATLVGVVAQRLVRVICPYCKVAYLPDNQEKSLLASLGKDTEAPLYRGEGCAQCFRSGYKGRQGIYEFLRPSTLFRSQIASNSPYHILRETAQQYGFLPLLESGIALALSGETTLGEVLRVTKRYD; translated from the coding sequence ATGATGGCTACTAGTTTTTTATCTCAAGAGCTTCTGGACATCCTTCCTTATACATTTTTGAAGCGGCACTGTCTACTCCCCATTGAAGAGAGCAATGAAATAATTACAATAGCTCATGCGACTGTTACTTCAGTCATTGCTCAGGATGAAGTCAAGCTGTTAATAAACAAGCCTGTGCGTTTCGTACTAAAAGATGAAACAGAGATTTTACAACGTTTACAACAGCTCTATAGCAACCGTGAAGGTAACGTTTCCGACATGTTGCTAACAATGAAGGAAGAAGATACCGCATCGATTCCAGAAGAGGAAGATCTTCTAGAAAATACTGATACGGTCCCTGTAGTTCGTCTGTTGAATCTTATTTTAAAAGAAGCTGTTGAAGAGAAAGCTTCGGATATTCATTTCGAGCCTTGTGAAGACTCTATGAGGATCCGTTATCGAATTGACGGAGTCCTCTATGATCGCCATTCTCCTCCCTTCCAGCTTCGTTCTGCATTGACAACTCGGGTTAAAGTCTTAGCAAAGATGGATATTGCGGAGCATCGACTCCCTCAAGATGGCCGTATTAAGATCCAAATTGGTGGTCAGGAAGTCGATATGCGCGTGAGCACTGTCCCAGTAATTTATGGAGAACGTATTGTTCTGCGTATTTTAGATAAGCGCAATGTGATTTTGGATATAGCTGGCTTGCATATGCCTAAAAATATCGAAGTCTTATTTAAAGATACGATAACAGCTCCTGAAGGCATTTTGCTTGTTACAGGTCCTACAGGCAGTGGGAAAACTACAACCCTCTATAGTGTTTTACAGGAGCTTAAGGGACCTCTAACAAACATCATGACGATAGAAGATCCTCCAGAGTATAAATTGCCAGGGATAGCTCAGATTGCTGTTAAGCCTAAGATTGGTCTGACTTTTTCGCGAGGTTTACGGCACTTACTGCGTCAAGATCCTGATATCCTGATGGTTGGAGAAATTCGTGATCAGGAAACAGCAGAAATTGCAATACAAGCAGCACTCACTGGACATTTAGTTGTGAGCTCCCTTCATACTAATGATGCGATTTCTGCGATTCCTCGTTTGGTTGATATGGGTATAGAATCTTACTTGTTATCCGCGACCCTTGTAGGTGTTGTCGCTCAGAGATTAGTCCGAGTAATTTGTCCTTACTGCAAGGTGGCTTATCTCCCTGACAATCAAGAAAAATCCCTCTTAGCCTCTTTAGGTAAAGATACTGAAGCTCCTTTATATCGTGGTGAAGGATGTGCTCAGTGTTTTCGATCTGGATATAAAGGAAGACAGGGGATCTATGAGTTTTTACGTCCGAGTACACTATTTCGCTCCCAAATTGCTTCGAATAGTCCCTATCATATTTTACGAGAAACTGCTCAACAATATGGTTTCTTACCGTTATTAGAGAGTGGCATTGCTCTTGCTTTATCTGGGGAAACTACTTTGGGAGAAGTCTTAAGAGTTACCAAGCGGTATGATTAG
- a CDS encoding secretin N-terminal domain-containing protein encodes MVFRRNSLLHLVVLSGMFYCPCGMALTIAEKIASLEQARNTSDDYPGVTSFNSNMREYSLQLKTLYDEARNLRAAGVESEVLWKDLLTRISDVRRHLREIEELWAAEIHDKGGNLEDYALWNHPETTIYNLVTDYGVEDTVYLVPQDIGAIKIATLSKFVVPKESFEDCLIQILSRLGIGVRQVNPWIKELYMMRKEGCGVAGVFSSRKDLESLPETAYIGFILNSNIDAHTNQHVLKKFINPETTHVDVIAGRVWIFGVAGEVDELLKIYSFVQSDSIRQEYRIIPLTKIDAGEMISILNAAFREDLTKDVGEESLGLRVVPLQYQGRSLFLSGTSTLVQQALTLIRDLEEGIENPTDKTIFWYNVKHSDPQELAVLLSQVHDVFSGETKSNFGAAQTCGSQLNASIQIDTTESSSAKDGTVKYGNFIADSKTGTLIMVVEKEALPRLQMLLKKLDVPKKMVRIEVLLFERKLAHEQKSGLNLLRLGEEVCKKGCSPSISWAGGTGILEFLFKGATGCSVVPGYDLAYQFLMAQEDVRINASPSVVTMNQTPARIAVVDEMSIAVSSDKDKSQYNRAQYGIMIKMLPVINMGEEDGKSYITLETDITFDTTGKNHDDRPDVTRRNITNKVRIADGETVIIGGLRCKQMSDSHDGIPFLGDIPGIGKLFGMSSTSDSLTEMFVFITPKILENPIEQQERKEEALLSSRPGEGEEFRQALLASEAAAKAAHKKLEMLPTVGLPLSYLEGREYDGY; translated from the coding sequence ATGGTTTTTCGACGTAATTCTTTACTACACCTAGTTGTCCTATCAGGGATGTTCTACTGTCCTTGCGGAATGGCCTTAACAATAGCAGAAAAAATAGCTTCTTTAGAACAAGCACGGAACACATCGGATGACTACCCTGGAGTAACTTCGTTTAACTCGAATATGAGAGAATACAGCCTTCAGCTTAAAACGTTATATGATGAAGCACGTAATCTACGTGCTGCTGGAGTGGAGTCTGAAGTCCTTTGGAAGGACTTATTGACTCGGATTAGTGACGTGCGAAGGCATCTTCGAGAGATAGAGGAACTTTGGGCTGCAGAAATCCATGATAAAGGTGGTAATCTTGAAGATTATGCTCTTTGGAATCATCCAGAAACTACCATTTATAATCTTGTTACTGATTATGGAGTTGAGGACACTGTTTACTTGGTGCCTCAAGACATTGGCGCAATTAAAATTGCGACATTATCGAAATTTGTAGTTCCTAAGGAATCTTTTGAAGATTGTCTAATACAGATTTTATCTCGTTTAGGAATTGGAGTGCGTCAAGTAAATCCTTGGATCAAGGAACTGTATATGATGCGTAAGGAAGGATGTGGTGTAGCGGGAGTTTTTTCTTCTAGGAAAGATTTGGAGTCACTTCCAGAAACTGCGTATATTGGTTTCATTTTAAATTCGAATATAGATGCTCATACGAATCAACATGTGTTAAAAAAATTCATTAACCCAGAAACAACACATGTTGATGTGATTGCAGGGCGTGTGTGGATTTTTGGTGTTGCCGGCGAAGTAGACGAACTCCTTAAAATTTATAGTTTTGTCCAGTCAGATAGTATACGTCAAGAGTATCGGATTATTCCGCTAACTAAAATTGATGCAGGAGAGATGATTTCTATCCTCAATGCAGCCTTTCGCGAGGATTTGACTAAAGATGTAGGCGAGGAATCTTTGGGCCTTCGGGTAGTGCCTCTACAGTATCAAGGACGCTCACTATTCCTAAGTGGTACATCCACTTTAGTACAACAAGCCCTTACTTTGATTCGAGACCTTGAAGAGGGTATTGAGAATCCTACAGATAAAACAATCTTTTGGTATAACGTCAAACACTCCGATCCTCAAGAACTAGCTGTCTTGCTTTCACAAGTCCATGACGTCTTCTCTGGAGAGACTAAGAGTAATTTTGGGGCTGCTCAGACATGTGGATCACAATTAAATGCTTCCATCCAAATTGATACTACCGAGAGTTCTTCAGCAAAAGATGGTACAGTAAAGTATGGTAACTTTATTGCAGATTCTAAGACAGGAACACTGATTATGGTTGTAGAAAAGGAAGCTCTTCCTCGGCTTCAGATGCTACTTAAAAAACTAGATGTTCCCAAAAAAATGGTTCGCATTGAGGTATTGCTATTTGAAAGAAAACTCGCACATGAACAAAAATCTGGGTTGAACCTTCTCCGTCTTGGGGAAGAAGTTTGTAAAAAAGGTTGTAGTCCATCCATATCTTGGGCAGGAGGCACGGGAATCTTAGAGTTTCTATTTAAGGGAGCGACAGGTTGCTCAGTGGTTCCTGGATATGATCTTGCCTATCAATTCTTGATGGCTCAAGAGGATGTACGCATTAATGCGAGTCCTTCTGTAGTAACTATGAATCAGACTCCAGCTAGAATTGCTGTGGTTGATGAGATGTCCATAGCAGTGTCCTCAGATAAAGATAAGTCGCAGTATAATCGTGCACAGTATGGAATAATGATAAAAATGCTTCCAGTAATTAATATGGGAGAAGAAGACGGCAAAAGTTATATTACTTTAGAAACAGACATTACTTTTGATACTACGGGAAAGAATCATGATGATCGTCCTGATGTCACAAGGCGTAATATTACTAATAAGGTGCGCATTGCTGATGGGGAAACAGTCATTATTGGAGGTTTACGTTGTAAACAGATGTCAGACTCTCATGATGGGATTCCTTTCTTAGGAGATATTCCTGGTATAGGGAAATTATTCGGGATGAGCTCTACATCAGATAGCCTTACAGAGATGTTCGTTTTCATCACTCCAAAAATTTTGGAGAATCCTATCGAGCAGCAAGAACGTAAAGAAGAAGCCTTGCTATCCTCTCGACCTGGAGAGGGAGAGGAGTTTCGGCAAGCTTTATTAGCTAGCGAAGCTGCAGCAAAAGCTGCACATAAAAAATTAGAAATGCTCCCCACAGTAGGTTTACCCTTATCTTATCTAGAGGGGCGAGAATATGATGGCTACTAG